A DNA window from Ctenopharyngodon idella isolate HZGC_01 chromosome 10, HZGC01, whole genome shotgun sequence contains the following coding sequences:
- the LOC127521162 gene encoding zinc finger protein 239-like → MRDPEHCRMKHTEEQRDLILKNEESEEEEKQHDIKTGEKNHSQAESISLLKRRDKKCFTCRQCGKSFTYKRNLKVHMRVHTGEKLFTCDQCGKSFTHKKNLKVHMWIHTGERPFTCDQCGKSFVEQGTLKTHMNIHTGEKLHECDQCDKTFLWASGLKKHQTVHLQEKPHSCSLCGKRFYHLQNVKVHQKIHSGEKVHVCFECGKSFIRTADLNRHLRIHTGEKPYKCSHCDKRFSESGHLKKHERIHTGEKPYKCSHCDQRFNQSAHLKTHEKIHTGEKRPEVGDITL, encoded by the exons atgagagATCCAGAACActgcagaatgaaacacactgaagaacaaagag ACCTGATACTGAAGAATGAGGAGAGTGAAGAGGAGGAGAAACAACATGATATcaaaactggagaaaaaaatcactcacaggCTGAAAgtatttctttactgaaaagaAGAGACAAGAAATGTTTTACCTGCcgtcagtgtggaaagagttttacatACAAAAGGAATCTCAAGGTTCACATGAGggtccacactggagagaaactgtTCACATGCGATCAGTGcgggaagagtttcacacacaaaaagaatcTCAAGGTTCACATgtggatccacactggagagagaccattcacatgtgatcagtgtgggaagagttttgtAGAACAAGGAACCCTTAAGACACACATGAacatccacactggagagaaactgCATGAATGTGATCAATGTGACAAAACGTTTTTGTGGGCTTCAGGCCTGAAGAAGCACCAGACAGTTCATTTACAGGAGAAACCACATTCatgttctttgtgtggaaaaaGGTTTTATCATCTGCAAAATGTAAAAGTTCATCAGAAAATACATTCTGGTGAAAAGGTACATGTGTGCTTtgagtgtgggaagagttttatTAGAACTGCAGATCTGAATCGGCACCTgaggattcacactggagagaaaccttacaagtgttcacactgcgacaagagattcagtgagTCAGGACATCTGAAGaaacatgagaggatccacactggcgagaaaccttacaagtgttcacactgtgaccaAAGATTCAATCAGTCAGCacatctgaaaacacatgagaagatccacactggagagaaacggCCAGAAGTTGGCGATATCACTTTGTAG